One Cryobacterium psychrophilum DNA segment encodes these proteins:
- the pdxS gene encoding pyridoxal 5'-phosphate synthase lyase subunit PdxS encodes MTENTSSEQFGSSRVKRGLAEMLKGGVIMDVVTAAQARLAEDAGAVAVMALERVPADIRSQGGVARMSDPDLIDSIIAEVNIPVMAKTRIGHFVEAQILEALDVDYIDESEVLSPADYKNHIDKWNFTTPFVCGATNLGEALRRITEGAAMIRSKGEAGTGDVSEATKHIRTIRGEIARLASMGKDELYVAAKELQAPYELVAEIAATGKLPVVLFTAGGVATPADAAMMMQLGADGVFVGSGIFKSGNPEQRAAAIVKAVAFYDDAKVLAQVSRGLGEAMVGINVTDLAAPHRLSERGW; translated from the coding sequence ATGACTGAAAACACTTCCTCAGAGCAGTTCGGTTCCAGCCGCGTCAAGCGTGGCCTCGCCGAAATGCTCAAGGGCGGCGTCATCATGGACGTCGTCACCGCTGCCCAGGCTCGTCTTGCCGAAGACGCCGGCGCTGTAGCCGTAATGGCCCTCGAGCGCGTTCCCGCTGACATCCGCTCGCAGGGTGGCGTTGCCCGCATGAGCGACCCCGACCTGATCGACAGCATCATCGCCGAGGTCAACATTCCGGTGATGGCCAAGACACGCATTGGCCACTTCGTCGAGGCGCAGATTCTTGAGGCGCTGGACGTCGACTACATCGACGAGTCCGAGGTGCTGAGCCCCGCTGACTACAAGAACCACATCGACAAGTGGAACTTCACGACTCCCTTTGTCTGTGGCGCGACCAACCTCGGTGAGGCGCTTCGTCGCATCACCGAAGGTGCGGCCATGATTCGCTCCAAGGGTGAAGCCGGCACCGGCGACGTCTCTGAGGCGACCAAGCACATTCGCACCATCAGGGGGGAAATTGCGCGACTGGCGTCAATGGGCAAGGACGAGCTCTATGTAGCTGCCAAAGAGCTGCAGGCACCGTACGAGCTCGTCGCCGAGATCGCCGCAACCGGAAAGCTCCCCGTGGTGTTGTTCACCGCGGGAGGCGTCGCCACGCCCGCCGACGCGGCAATGATGATGCAGCTCGGCGCGGACGGAGTGTTCGTCGGCTCCGGTATTTTCAAGTCGGGTAACCCTGAGCAGCGTGCGGCCGCCATCGTGAAGGCCGTCGCCTTCTACGATGACGCCAAGGTCCTCGCTCAGGTCTCTCGCGGACTCGGCGAGGCCATGGTCGGCATCAACGTGACCGACCTCGCGGCACCGCACCGCCTGTCAGAGCGCGGCTGGTAA
- the thrS gene encoding threonine--tRNA ligase → MVDGFALFTDRSVVAMRVNGELKDLAATVETTDVVEPVTIGSADGLSILRHSAAHVLAQAVQTVNPAARLGIGPPVTDGFYYDFDVEVPFTPDDMKSLQKAMDRIIRQGQRFVRRVVTDADARAELAAEPYKLELIGLKGGTAATETESGDAGESVEVGGAELTIYDNVDPKTGETVWKDLCRGPHLPNTRMIGNGYSLTRLAAAYWRGSEKNPQLQRIYGTAWPTKDELRAHQARLEEAAKRDHRKLGAELDLFSFPEEIGSGLAVFHPKGGVIRQEMESYSRKRHTEAGYDFVYSPHITKSTLFETSGHLDWYREGMFPPMHLDAERDETGHVTRQGVDYYLKPMNCPFHNLIFKSSGRSYRELPMRLFEFGSVYRYEKSGVLNGLTRVRGMTQDDAHIYTTRDGMKEELTSTLNFVLQLLADYGLSDYYLELSTRDPKKFVGSDDAWEEATQTLREVAEASGLDLVADPGGAAFYGPKISVQAKDAIGRTWQMSTIQLDFNLPERFDLEYTASDGTRQRPVMIHRALFGSIERFFAVLTEHYAGAFPVWLSPVQVVGIPVSEQYGEFLDGVIASLKQAGVRAEVDHSDDRMQKKIRTHTKAKVPFQLIVGEEDQANNAVSFRFRDGTQLNGVPVADAIRRILDAIETRAQVLTAPESLAADAGQA, encoded by the coding sequence GTGGTTGACGGCTTCGCGCTATTCACCGACCGATCCGTTGTCGCCATGCGCGTCAATGGCGAGCTGAAAGATCTGGCCGCCACGGTCGAGACGACGGACGTCGTCGAACCGGTGACTATCGGCTCGGCCGATGGTCTCAGCATCCTGCGCCACTCGGCAGCACACGTACTGGCCCAGGCCGTCCAGACGGTCAACCCGGCGGCACGCCTGGGCATTGGCCCGCCCGTCACCGATGGGTTCTACTACGACTTCGACGTCGAAGTGCCGTTCACCCCCGACGACATGAAGTCGCTCCAGAAGGCCATGGACCGCATCATTCGGCAGGGTCAGCGTTTCGTGCGCCGAGTTGTAACGGATGCCGACGCTCGCGCCGAACTCGCCGCCGAGCCCTACAAACTTGAGCTCATCGGACTGAAGGGTGGAACCGCGGCCACGGAGACGGAGTCCGGCGATGCCGGCGAGTCCGTGGAGGTCGGCGGCGCTGAACTCACGATCTACGACAACGTTGACCCGAAGACCGGCGAGACGGTGTGGAAAGACCTCTGCAGGGGACCCCACCTGCCCAACACTCGCATGATCGGCAACGGGTATTCACTGACCCGCCTCGCCGCCGCCTACTGGCGCGGCTCCGAGAAGAACCCGCAGCTGCAGCGCATCTACGGAACCGCCTGGCCCACCAAAGACGAGCTGCGCGCCCACCAGGCGCGCCTCGAAGAGGCCGCCAAGCGTGATCATCGCAAGCTCGGCGCCGAACTCGATCTCTTCAGTTTTCCTGAAGAGATCGGCTCCGGTCTCGCTGTCTTCCATCCCAAGGGCGGCGTCATTCGCCAGGAGATGGAAAGCTACTCGCGCAAGCGTCACACCGAGGCCGGTTACGACTTCGTCTATTCACCGCACATCACCAAGTCGACCCTCTTCGAAACGTCGGGCCACCTCGACTGGTACCGCGAGGGCATGTTTCCGCCGATGCACCTCGATGCGGAACGCGACGAGACCGGCCACGTGACCCGGCAGGGTGTGGACTACTACCTCAAGCCGATGAACTGCCCGTTCCACAACCTCATCTTCAAATCGAGTGGCCGCAGCTACCGCGAATTGCCCATGCGCCTCTTCGAGTTCGGGTCGGTCTACCGCTACGAGAAATCCGGCGTGCTCAACGGGCTGACCCGCGTGCGCGGCATGACGCAGGACGACGCCCACATCTACACCACTCGCGACGGAATGAAGGAGGAGCTCACCAGCACGCTCAACTTTGTGCTGCAGCTCCTCGCCGACTACGGACTCAGCGACTACTACCTCGAGCTCTCCACCAGAGATCCCAAGAAGTTCGTCGGCAGTGACGACGCCTGGGAGGAAGCCACCCAGACCCTGCGTGAGGTCGCAGAGGCATCCGGTCTCGACCTCGTCGCCGACCCCGGAGGCGCCGCGTTCTACGGCCCCAAGATCTCCGTGCAGGCGAAGGATGCCATCGGTCGCACGTGGCAGATGTCCACGATCCAGCTCGACTTCAACCTGCCAGAGCGCTTCGACCTCGAGTACACGGCCAGTGACGGAACCCGCCAGCGTCCCGTCATGATTCACCGTGCCCTGTTCGGTTCCATTGAGCGTTTCTTCGCGGTTCTCACCGAGCACTACGCCGGGGCGTTCCCGGTGTGGCTGTCTCCGGTTCAGGTCGTCGGGATTCCCGTGTCTGAGCAGTACGGCGAATTCCTCGACGGCGTCATCGCTTCGCTCAAGCAGGCGGGCGTTCGTGCCGAGGTCGATCACTCCGACGACCGCATGCAGAAGAAGATTCGCACGCACACCAAGGCCAAGGTGCCGTTCCAGCTCATCGTCGGCGAGGAAGACCAGGCCAACAACGCGGTCAGCTTCCGGTTCCGTGACGGCACCCAGCTCAACGGGGTGCCGGTCGCCGACGCGATTCGTCGCATCCTCGACGCCATCGAGACCCGTGCCCAGGTGTTGACCGCACCCGAGTCGCTCGCGGCCGACGCCGGACAGGCGTGA
- a CDS encoding tyrosine-type recombinase/integrase — protein sequence MARESFGIIDTLPSGNLRARYTAPDRKRYSAPATFRTRGAARHWLAERKVEIASGKWVHPDVAAVKQAERSVTLGEYAGKWVTTRTNSKGERLRTRTREEYERMLRSPGAKGSNSKGGPLADLLPLTASAITPATVRQWRAGQLATGKATQTSRAYGLLNSIMATAVQDGIVDVNPCQVKGGQSTNTGKKVIPPTDEELEVILTSIKPEYRALVIVAAIGGLRFGEATELRAKNVKIERSEGGAVSAVRLTIAEAVVKTSAGRTVGGTKSLAGVRTLAIFGEDAEIIAEHMRDKIGDALLFPSADGVRHLGQSTFWRHWHKAVIAAGREDLPFHGLRHYAGTRYAQAGATVKETMARLGHASEKAAMRYQHSGNRDDELAARMSRRTTA from the coding sequence ATGGCTCGCGAGTCCTTCGGAATCATCGACACCCTGCCAAGTGGAAACCTCCGCGCCAGATACACCGCACCGGACAGGAAGCGATACTCGGCCCCTGCAACCTTTAGGACGCGGGGGGCGGCTCGCCACTGGCTTGCCGAGCGCAAAGTCGAGATCGCATCCGGCAAGTGGGTACATCCCGACGTAGCCGCCGTGAAGCAGGCCGAGCGGTCGGTCACGCTTGGCGAGTACGCCGGCAAGTGGGTCACGACCCGCACGAACAGCAAAGGCGAGCGGCTGCGCACGCGCACCCGCGAAGAGTACGAACGGATGCTGCGGTCGCCTGGAGCGAAGGGGTCCAATAGCAAGGGTGGGCCCCTCGCCGACCTCCTCCCCCTCACCGCCAGCGCCATCACTCCGGCCACAGTGCGCCAGTGGCGCGCTGGCCAACTCGCGACCGGCAAGGCGACGCAAACGAGTCGTGCGTACGGCCTGTTGAACTCGATCATGGCGACCGCCGTACAAGACGGCATCGTCGACGTGAATCCTTGCCAGGTCAAAGGCGGGCAGAGCACGAACACCGGTAAGAAGGTAATACCCCCGACAGACGAAGAGCTGGAGGTCATCCTGACGAGCATCAAACCCGAGTACCGTGCCCTCGTCATCGTCGCCGCTATCGGAGGTCTCCGCTTCGGCGAGGCGACCGAGTTGCGCGCAAAGAACGTGAAGATCGAGCGCAGCGAGGGCGGCGCCGTCTCGGCTGTCCGGCTGACCATCGCCGAGGCCGTCGTGAAAACGAGCGCCGGCAGGACCGTGGGCGGCACCAAGAGTCTGGCAGGCGTGCGCACTCTCGCGATCTTCGGCGAAGATGCCGAGATCATCGCCGAGCACATGCGGGACAAGATCGGCGATGCTTTGCTCTTTCCATCCGCTGACGGCGTTCGTCACCTCGGTCAGAGCACCTTCTGGCGACACTGGCACAAGGCCGTCATTGCAGCCGGGCGGGAAGACCTGCCGTTCCATGGCCTTAGACACTACGCCGGCACTCGTTACGCCCAAGCCGGCGCGACCGTGAAGGAGACGATGGCCCGCCTCGGCCATGCTTCCGAGAAGGCTGCGATGCGTTACCAGCACAGCGGCAACCGCGACGACGAACTTGCAGCGCGCATGAGCCGTCGCACGACCGCTTAG
- a CDS encoding YebC/PmpR family DNA-binding transcriptional regulator, translating to MSGHSKWATTKHQKAVTDSRRAKAFAKLIKNIEVAARMGGADLSGNPTLVDAIQKAKKTSVPNDNIDRAVKRGAGLSGEQVDYTTIMYEGYAAHGVAIMIECLTDNKNRAAAEVRTTMARNGGQMADPGSVAYNFHRKGVVVVKHSPAITEDDIMLAVLDAGAEEVIDEGETFEVLSEAHDLVATRSALQAAGIDYESADIAFVPSLKVEVDVETARKVFRLIDAMEDLDDVQNIYSNYDISPEVHAQLQVDSE from the coding sequence ATGTCCGGGCATTCCAAATGGGCCACAACGAAGCACCAAAAAGCCGTCACCGACTCTCGCCGGGCCAAGGCCTTCGCGAAGCTCATCAAGAACATCGAGGTCGCGGCCCGCATGGGCGGGGCAGACCTGTCCGGTAACCCCACCCTGGTCGACGCCATCCAGAAGGCGAAGAAGACCTCCGTTCCCAACGACAATATCGATCGCGCCGTCAAACGCGGTGCCGGGCTGTCGGGCGAGCAGGTCGACTACACGACCATCATGTACGAGGGCTATGCCGCCCACGGTGTGGCCATCATGATCGAGTGCCTGACCGACAACAAGAACCGTGCGGCGGCCGAGGTGCGCACGACCATGGCACGCAACGGCGGCCAGATGGCGGACCCGGGCAGTGTTGCCTACAACTTCCACCGCAAGGGCGTCGTGGTCGTCAAGCACAGCCCCGCCATCACCGAAGACGACATCATGCTCGCCGTGCTCGACGCGGGTGCCGAAGAGGTCATTGATGAGGGCGAAACCTTTGAGGTGCTCTCGGAGGCACACGATCTCGTGGCGACACGAAGCGCCCTGCAGGCCGCGGGAATCGACTACGAATCGGCTGATATTGCCTTCGTGCCGTCCCTCAAGGTCGAGGTGGATGTCGAGACCGCACGCAAGGTGTTCCGTTTGATCGACGCGATGGAAGATCTCGACGACGTTCAGAACATCTACAGCAACTATGACATCTCACCCGAGGTTCACGCCCAGCTCCAAGTCGACTCCGAGTAA
- a CDS encoding DUF2269 family protein: METLFSILHVVAGVFIVGPMAILPMTGMRAIRAREAGQVQTLAKSVSVFTLLSLVVVLFGFALLGTSDHNSFSTTWVWLSTVFYAVALGLNLFLVVPALRSAAENVTTAAGSAATGKVAGYARIAAGSGIVSLLLVAVVVLMVWRP; encoded by the coding sequence ATGGAAACTCTCTTCTCTATCCTTCATGTTGTCGCCGGCGTTTTCATTGTTGGCCCCATGGCTATCTTGCCGATGACGGGCATGCGTGCCATTCGAGCACGAGAAGCCGGACAGGTTCAGACTCTCGCCAAGTCCGTCTCCGTCTTCACCCTCTTGTCGCTCGTCGTCGTTCTATTCGGTTTTGCCCTGCTGGGCACGAGCGACCACAACAGCTTCTCCACCACCTGGGTCTGGCTCTCCACAGTCTTCTATGCGGTCGCCCTCGGCCTCAACCTGTTTCTCGTCGTACCGGCGTTGCGTTCCGCGGCGGAGAATGTCACCACCGCAGCGGGCAGCGCAGCCACGGGCAAGGTCGCAGGCTATGCCCGAATCGCTGCGGGTTCCGGCATCGTCTCACTTCTGCTCGTCGCCGTTGTCGTGCTCATGGTCTGGCGCCCATAG
- a CDS encoding HIT family protein, giving the protein MDLDNPLLENSADFAAVPDAFQRLWTPHRMVYIQDGQQPHPDDCPFCLAPAMDDEKALIVARGTYAYVLLNLFPYNSGHLLVCPYRHVATYDEASPEEVAEIGSLTQTAMRVLTQVSNCDGFNIGMNQGRIAGAGIAEHLHQHIVPRWALDSNFFPIIAGTKAIPKLLGETRREIADAWPNDEG; this is encoded by the coding sequence ATGGATCTCGATAACCCTCTGCTGGAAAACTCCGCCGATTTTGCGGCCGTCCCTGATGCCTTCCAGCGTCTGTGGACACCGCACCGCATGGTGTACATTCAGGACGGGCAGCAGCCACACCCCGATGACTGCCCGTTCTGCCTGGCGCCCGCCATGGACGACGAGAAAGCGCTCATTGTGGCCAGGGGCACGTACGCCTATGTGCTGTTGAACCTCTTCCCGTACAACAGCGGCCACCTGCTCGTGTGCCCGTATCGTCATGTCGCGACCTATGACGAGGCCTCACCCGAGGAAGTCGCCGAGATCGGCAGCCTCACCCAGACGGCCATGCGTGTGCTCACGCAGGTTTCGAACTGCGACGGCTTCAACATCGGCATGAACCAGGGCCGCATCGCGGGTGCGGGAATTGCCGAGCACCTGCACCAGCACATCGTGCCCAGGTGGGCCCTCGACTCCAACTTCTTTCCCATTATCGCCGGCACCAAGGCCATTCCGAAGCTCCTCGGCGAGACGCGCCGTGAGATAGCGGATGCCTGGCCGAACGACGAAGGCTAG
- the pdxT gene encoding pyridoxal 5'-phosphate synthase glutaminase subunit PdxT: MTVATPVGVLALQGDFREHADVLRTLGATVELVRRPEELARVGGLVIPGGESSVMDKLARMFDLFDPLQSAVRAGMPVYGTCAGLIMLADTVLDGMKGQQSIGGLDIEVRRNAFGSQNESFETDLQVASLGDAPVHAAFIRAPVVERVGPLATSLATLSDGRCVAVEQGNLLGTSFHPEMTGEYRFHEYFLQKVASAAFRR, from the coding sequence ATGACAGTTGCAACACCGGTCGGCGTGCTCGCGCTGCAAGGAGACTTTCGCGAGCACGCCGACGTTCTTCGTACCCTCGGCGCCACGGTTGAGCTGGTTCGGCGTCCGGAGGAACTCGCGCGCGTCGGTGGCCTGGTGATCCCGGGCGGCGAGTCAAGCGTGATGGACAAACTCGCTCGCATGTTTGATCTCTTCGATCCGCTGCAGTCAGCCGTGCGTGCCGGCATGCCCGTATACGGAACCTGTGCGGGCCTGATCATGCTCGCTGACACAGTGCTCGATGGCATGAAGGGGCAGCAGAGCATCGGCGGCCTCGACATCGAGGTGCGCCGCAACGCCTTCGGCTCGCAGAACGAATCCTTCGAAACCGACCTTCAGGTGGCGAGTCTCGGAGACGCGCCGGTGCACGCCGCCTTCATTCGCGCGCCCGTGGTCGAGCGCGTCGGGCCGTTGGCTACGTCCCTCGCCACGCTCTCCGACGGTCGCTGCGTGGCCGTGGAGCAGGGCAACCTGCTCGGCACGTCATTCCACCCGGAGATGACGGGCGAGTACCGCTTTCACGAGTACTTCCTGCAGAAGGTTGCCTCCGCAGCATTTCGTCGATAG
- a CDS encoding DUF1697 domain-containing protein → MTKYVALLRGINVNDGITIAMSDLGDLFRELGFSDVHTVLASGNVLFRTGTGPVDSDEEIDPKVAAADVAERKAVVETALRERFGYEAGIVLVEVERLDRIIRAYPFDGERDGWQPYVMFASDRSALTELAGHARELDGNEERIELGHGVLYWEVRKSVGAKSHFSKKSGKPKYREMTTTRNLHTLNNLIHADSPA, encoded by the coding sequence ATGACCAAGTATGTGGCCCTGTTGCGGGGCATCAATGTGAATGATGGCATCACGATTGCCATGAGCGACCTGGGCGACCTGTTTCGGGAACTCGGCTTCTCCGATGTGCACACCGTGCTCGCGAGCGGAAACGTACTGTTCCGAACGGGCACCGGCCCCGTGGACTCCGACGAAGAAATTGACCCCAAGGTCGCGGCGGCCGATGTTGCCGAGCGGAAGGCGGTCGTCGAGACCGCGCTTCGCGAACGCTTCGGATACGAGGCCGGCATCGTGCTCGTCGAGGTGGAGCGCCTCGACCGCATTATTCGGGCTTACCCCTTCGATGGGGAGCGCGACGGCTGGCAGCCCTACGTCATGTTCGCCTCCGACCGGTCGGCACTGACCGAACTGGCCGGACACGCCAGGGAGCTCGACGGCAACGAAGAGCGAATCGAACTCGGTCACGGCGTGCTGTATTGGGAAGTGCGCAAGTCCGTGGGCGCCAAGAGTCACTTCAGTAAGAAGAGCGGCAAGCCGAAGTACCGCGAGATGACGACGACCCGCAACCTCCACACGCTCAACAACCTCATCCACGCCGACAGCCCGGCCTGA